From the genome of Blautia pseudococcoides, one region includes:
- a CDS encoding class I SAM-dependent methyltransferase, protein MSKKPSDNEYFWNRRSGIYDDQVWKEYKMAYKKTVKRSLPYLHEEAKVLDFGCGTGNTTIPISQKVKEIVAIDTSEEMMEKAVQKAAGERCQNITFCHTDMMNFSGEPESFDVVTAFNVLLYLQDRDEALEKIWSLLKPGGVFLSATDCLGRNFSRDSVKKFVKSKLHLMPYVAFDTPIGLMRKIQKKGFLVLEIVNLHRNPPNIFIVAQKIDKKE, encoded by the coding sequence ATGTCAAAAAAACCATCAGACAATGAATATTTCTGGAACAGGAGATCCGGAATTTATGACGACCAGGTATGGAAGGAATATAAAATGGCTTATAAAAAAACAGTGAAACGTTCACTGCCGTACCTGCATGAGGAGGCAAAAGTCCTGGATTTTGGATGCGGGACAGGGAATACCACCATCCCTATCTCGCAGAAGGTGAAGGAGATCGTGGCTATTGATACATCAGAAGAGATGATGGAAAAAGCGGTGCAGAAGGCAGCGGGGGAAAGGTGTCAGAATATTACCTTCTGTCATACAGATATGATGAATTTCAGCGGTGAACCGGAGAGCTTTGATGTGGTGACTGCTTTTAATGTACTTTTATATCTGCAGGACAGGGATGAAGCGCTGGAAAAGATATGGTCTCTGCTGAAGCCCGGCGGGGTGTTTCTATCCGCCACAGACTGTCTGGGCAGGAATTTTTCAAGAGATTCGGTCAAAAAGTTTGTAAAAAGTAAACTGCATTTGATGCCTTATGTGGCTTTTGATACGCCGATCGGCCTTATGCGGAAAATCCAGAAAAAGGGCTTTCTGGTACTGGAGATCGTAAATCTTCATAGGAATCCGCCGAATATTTTTATTGTAGCGCAGAAAATTGACAAGAAGGAATAA
- a CDS encoding Cof-type HAD-IIB family hydrolase — protein sequence MKILFTDLDGTLLNDEKQIPEINSTAVKQTLLKGNAVVICTGRSYFSAKKFVDKLGLDQKGCYAILYNGGMIYDCCTGAILYKNTMPMSYVKYIFEQAARFDLYCQTYEGDHVVTPKDRPEAAQYHWSSQMEVLVDPDLLKHLKEEPVKVLTSCLDDRKKHEAYRDHMLFWAKGKVSIFFSSEYYLEHVMEGVSKGAAIRWLCQYLHVPIEQTIGAGDAENDLSMLDAAGFAVCMKNGTQEAKDHADYITIRDNNRGGVAEVIEKFM from the coding sequence ATGAAAATACTTTTTACCGACCTGGACGGCACTCTGCTCAACGATGAAAAACAGATTCCGGAAATCAACTCCACAGCCGTAAAGCAAACACTCTTAAAAGGGAATGCCGTTGTGATCTGCACAGGGCGCTCCTATTTTTCCGCTAAAAAGTTTGTGGACAAACTGGGTCTCGATCAGAAGGGATGCTATGCCATCCTCTACAACGGGGGCATGATCTATGACTGCTGCACCGGAGCCATACTCTATAAAAACACTATGCCCATGTCCTATGTAAAATACATTTTTGAGCAGGCCGCACGTTTTGACCTATACTGCCAGACTTATGAGGGCGACCATGTTGTCACCCCCAAAGACAGACCGGAAGCGGCCCAGTACCACTGGTCCTCCCAGATGGAGGTGCTGGTTGACCCTGACCTTCTTAAGCACCTCAAAGAGGAGCCTGTCAAAGTGCTGACTTCCTGTCTGGATGACAGAAAAAAACATGAGGCATACCGGGATCATATGCTTTTCTGGGCCAAAGGAAAAGTTTCCATCTTCTTCTCCAGTGAATATTATCTGGAGCATGTTATGGAAGGTGTCTCCAAAGGTGCTGCCATCCGCTGGCTCTGTCAATATCTGCATGTGCCCATAGAACAGACCATCGGTGCCGGAGACGCCGAAAATGACCTGTCCATGCTGGATGCCGCAGGCTTTGCCGTATGTATGAAAAACGGCACTCAGGAGGCCAAAGACCATGCGGATTATATCACCATACGGGACAATAACCGGGGCGGCGTGGCTGAGGTCATTGAAAAATTCATGTAA
- a CDS encoding Maf family protein: MRKIILASASPRRRELLEQIGVAFDVCPSNAEEIMTSSLPREVVQDLSRCKGREVFEKTSGDVLVIGADTVVAFQDSILGKPADVCMARDMLERLQGNTHQVYTGVTLFLRQDGVETEKSFFEKTEVVFYPMSEQEIDAYVRTGEPMDKAGAYGIQGRSAVFVEKIDGDYSNVVGLPLARLYQELKHMGIDIKEWHS; this comes from the coding sequence ATGAGAAAAATAATATTAGCCAGTGCTTCTCCAAGACGCAGGGAGCTGCTGGAGCAGATCGGGGTGGCTTTTGATGTATGTCCGAGCAATGCGGAGGAGATCATGACATCCAGTCTACCCCGGGAGGTGGTACAGGATTTGTCCCGCTGCAAGGGCAGGGAGGTTTTTGAAAAGACATCCGGGGATGTGCTGGTGATCGGAGCAGATACCGTGGTGGCTTTTCAGGATTCCATTCTGGGTAAACCTGCGGACGTGTGTATGGCCAGGGACATGCTTGAGCGTCTCCAGGGCAATACCCACCAGGTATACACAGGTGTGACTCTTTTTTTACGGCAGGATGGCGTTGAGACAGAAAAGAGCTTCTTTGAAAAGACAGAGGTTGTTTTTTATCCCATGTCTGAGCAGGAGATCGATGCCTATGTGAGGACCGGGGAGCCTATGGACAAAGCGGGGGCCTATGGGATCCAGGGCAGATCCGCAGTGTTTGTGGAGAAGATAGACGGTGATTACAGTAATGTGGTGGGCCTTCCCCTGGCCAGGCTTTATCAGGAATTAAAACATATGGGAATAGACATAAAGGAGTGGCATTCATGA
- a CDS encoding ABC transporter permease yields the protein MEDADIRPEESITVYLRFRSIGDTYKDLPKIAALMGWEKDEYGDYNLKYNTDYLSQHFVFPKGQFQMDNALEALAFPIMFLFLAVLVVGLFVLIIQNAFSLSANSRITQLGILASIGASPRQIRQSVIWEGLFLMLLPLPAGLATGWFLDNLLIQYVNSINDAARSGNIPKVTFSYGLPSILPAILLTLITVWFSARIPARKIARLTPIETIRQGGNGNIKKTRYRHILSRFFGIEGDQFIPMSTLDSISETFRESLKNKISPRISCPVQYIGSVPVLLLD from the coding sequence ATGGAGGATGCGGATATCCGGCCGGAGGAATCCATAACTGTCTATCTGCGGTTCCGGTCCATCGGTGACACCTATAAGGACTTACCCAAAATAGCAGCTCTGATGGGCTGGGAAAAGGATGAATACGGTGATTATAATCTAAAATACAATACAGATTATCTCTCCCAGCATTTTGTCTTTCCCAAAGGGCAGTTCCAAATGGACAATGCACTGGAAGCACTTGCATTTCCTATTATGTTTCTGTTCCTGGCGGTATTGGTGGTGGGGCTTTTTGTCCTGATCATCCAAAATGCTTTCTCTCTGTCCGCCAATTCACGCATTACGCAGTTGGGCATTCTGGCAAGCATCGGCGCTTCTCCCCGCCAAATCCGGCAGTCCGTCATCTGGGAAGGCCTGTTCCTAATGCTTCTTCCCCTGCCTGCAGGACTTGCCACCGGATGGTTTCTGGATAATTTGCTGATACAATATGTGAACTCCATCAATGACGCAGCCAGAAGCGGCAATATACCAAAGGTCACTTTTTCATACGGGCTGCCCAGCATCCTGCCTGCCATACTGCTCACCCTTATTACCGTATGGTTCTCAGCCAGGATCCCTGCCAGAAAAATAGCCAGACTGACTCCCATTGAGACGATCCGCCAGGGTGGAAATGGAAATATAAAAAAGACCCGCTACCGGCACATACTCTCCCGCTTCTTCGGGATTGAGGGGGATCAGTTTATACCTATGAGCACCCTGGATTCCATTTCCGAAACCTTCAGGGAATCCCTCAAAAATAAAATAAGTCCTCGAATTTCTTGTCCAGTGCAATACATAGGATCAGTGCCAGTTTTGCTGTTGGATTAA
- a CDS encoding Cof-type HAD-IIB family hydrolase produces the protein MLKLIASDLDGTLLQGTREISKEAVGMIKKLSEMGILFVAASGRQYPNLRRLFEPVKDDIAYICENGALVVYQGRVLHKDVFDRTLGDEILENILKKESAEALVSGESTCYVQPKQESFYDHIANFVKNDVTLMDDIFRIEEPYLKISVYEEAGVEEIYPYWKEKFGERATVVTSGFAWLDMMPKGADKGNAMEILQRSLHIRPEECAAFGDNYNDLEMLARVKYSYAAGDAKETVKRACRAETKRVETVLNNIIIKGGYAE, from the coding sequence ATGCTGAAACTCATTGCCAGTGATCTGGACGGAACGCTTCTGCAGGGGACAAGGGAAATTTCCAAAGAAGCGGTAGGGATGATCAAAAAACTATCTGAAATGGGAATCTTATTTGTGGCAGCCAGCGGCAGGCAGTATCCCAATCTGCGCAGATTGTTTGAGCCTGTGAAGGATGATATCGCATATATTTGTGAAAATGGCGCGCTTGTGGTCTATCAGGGCAGAGTCCTACATAAAGATGTGTTTGACAGGACATTAGGAGATGAGATACTGGAGAACATTCTTAAGAAGGAAAGCGCGGAGGCTCTGGTCTCCGGTGAGAGCACATGTTATGTCCAGCCAAAACAGGAATCTTTTTATGACCATATCGCTAATTTTGTGAAAAATGATGTAACTCTTATGGATGATATTTTCCGTATAGAGGAGCCATACCTGAAGATATCGGTGTATGAGGAGGCAGGGGTGGAGGAAATCTATCCTTACTGGAAAGAAAAATTCGGGGAGAGAGCCACCGTGGTGACCTCCGGATTTGCCTGGCTGGATATGATGCCAAAGGGCGCGGATAAGGGAAACGCCATGGAGATACTGCAGCGGAGCCTGCACATCAGACCGGAGGAGTGCGCAGCCTTTGGTGACAATTATAATGATCTGGAGATGCTTGCCAGAGTAAAGTACAGCTATGCCGCAGGTGATGCAAAAGAGACAGTGAAAAGGGCGTGCAGAGCGGAAACAAAACGGGTGGAAACCGTTTTAAATAATATAATCATTAAAGGAGGATATGCAGAATGA
- a CDS encoding helix-turn-helix transcriptional regulator, translating into MQMELSQNQLAEMVGVSRNTISSIETGQFNPTAKLALILCIALDKKFEDLFYF; encoded by the coding sequence CTGCAGATGGAACTGTCCCAGAACCAGTTGGCGGAGATGGTGGGAGTGTCCAGAAACACCATCAGCTCCATTGAGACGGGACAGTTTAATCCAACAGCAAAACTGGCACTGATCCTATGTATTGCACTGGACAAGAAATTCGAGGACTTATTTTATTTTTGA
- a CDS encoding HAD family hydrolase, with protein MIRACIFDLDGTIADTVESIGVVGNRLLCHYGLQKRQIQEYNYFAGDGADELVKRILEASGGTGKVDYEEAKALYRKWFEEDPFYHVKPFDGIIELLVGLKAEGISIAVFSNKPHHAAVGVVNRIFGEGLFHAVQGQTSSVPRKPSPVGALAIAERLGVTPDECLYLGDTNTDMDTGKAAGMFTIGVTWGFRPRKELEEHEAKKIVDRPNEVLAFVKERNHAETHCQ; from the coding sequence ATGATTCGGGCATGTATATTTGATTTGGACGGAACCATAGCGGACACGGTGGAATCCATCGGTGTTGTGGGAAACAGGCTTCTTTGCCATTACGGACTCCAAAAGAGGCAGATCCAGGAGTATAACTATTTCGCGGGGGACGGTGCCGATGAACTGGTGAAACGGATTTTAGAAGCTTCCGGCGGTACCGGAAAGGTGGACTATGAGGAGGCAAAGGCCCTCTATCGGAAGTGGTTTGAGGAGGACCCTTTTTATCATGTAAAACCATTTGACGGTATTATAGAACTGCTGGTAGGGCTGAAGGCGGAGGGGATATCCATTGCCGTATTTTCCAATAAGCCCCATCACGCGGCCGTGGGTGTGGTGAATCGGATTTTTGGTGAAGGGCTGTTCCATGCGGTACAAGGGCAGACCTCTTCGGTTCCCAGAAAGCCATCCCCGGTTGGTGCCCTGGCCATTGCGGAAAGGCTTGGGGTCACACCGGATGAATGTCTGTATCTGGGGGATACCAATACGGATATGGATACGGGAAAGGCGGCGGGAATGTTTACGATTGGCGTCACATGGGGATTCCGCCCCAGAAAAGAGCTGGAAGAACATGAGGCTAAAAAAATAGTGGACAGACCAAATGAAGTGCTGGCATTTGTGAAGGAGAGAAATCATGCTGAAACTCATTGCCAGTGA
- a CDS encoding ABC transporter ATP-binding protein has product MEILSCKNLTKIYGTGPNAVTALDHVTLSVKSGEFVAIVGASGSGKSTLLHLLGGVDRPSEGEIRIEDTDISTLDEEALAAFRRRKVGLIYQFYNLIPTLTIKKNILLPVLLDGRRPDLKRFDQIVTTLGLTDRLEHLPGELSGGQQQRAAIARSLICRPAILLADEPTGNLDRKNSRETLDLLKLSHRRFGQMVLLITHDEKLALEADRILTMEDGRVIKDQVNQS; this is encoded by the coding sequence ATGGAAATACTCTCATGTAAAAATCTAACTAAAATTTACGGCACCGGCCCTAATGCAGTCACTGCCCTGGATCATGTCACACTCTCCGTGAAAAGCGGAGAATTCGTAGCCATTGTGGGCGCTTCCGGTTCCGGAAAATCCACGCTTCTGCATCTTTTGGGAGGCGTGGACCGGCCCAGCGAAGGTGAAATCCGTATCGAAGACACCGATATCTCCACGTTGGACGAGGAAGCACTTGCCGCCTTCCGAAGACGGAAAGTTGGCCTAATCTATCAGTTTTACAATCTGATCCCCACCCTCACCATCAAGAAAAATATTTTGCTGCCCGTTCTTCTGGACGGACGCAGGCCTGACCTGAAAAGGTTTGACCAGATTGTCACAACCCTGGGCCTGACCGACAGGCTGGAGCATCTCCCCGGAGAACTGTCAGGAGGCCAGCAGCAGCGGGCCGCCATTGCCAGAAGCCTGATCTGCCGCCCTGCCATCTTACTGGCAGATGAACCCACCGGCAATTTGGACCGAAAAAATTCCCGGGAGACGCTGGATTTGCTGAAATTATCACACCGCCGGTTCGGACAGATGGTTCTTCTGATCACCCACGACGAAAAACTGGCATTGGAGGCTGACCGTATCCTGACCATGGAGGACGGCAGGGTTATCAAAGACCAGGTGAACCAGTCATGA
- the htpG gene encoding molecular chaperone HtpG, whose protein sequence is MANKRGNLSINSDNIFPIIKKWLYSDHDIFFREMISNGCDAITKLKKLEVMGEYTFPEGHKNRIEVIVNPEEKTLKFIDTGLGMTADEVEEYITQIAFSGATEFLEKYKDKTNEDQIIGHFGLGFYSAFMVADEVHIDTLSYKEDSVPVHWECDGGTEYEIGEGSRTEVGTEITLFLNEDALEFANEYRAREIIEKYCSFMPVEIFLSKANAEQEYETIDEADLKEDDVVVEHIHEEAKTEEKENENGDKEIVEVSPAQDKVKINKRPVSLSDTHPLWTKHPNDCTDEEYKEFYRKVFMDYKEPLFWIHLNMDYPFNLKGILYFPKINMEYESIEGTIKLYNNQVFIADNIKEVIPEFLMLLKGVIDCPDLPLNVSRSALQNDGFVKKISEYISKKVADKLSGMCKTDRENYEKYWDDISPFIKFGCLKDTKFSERMMDYILYKNIDGKYLTLEDCIKANEKPEEAKEAEETVVEETKEETAEDGKKDEEEKEPEKTNIYYVTDEVQQSQYINMFREEGQDAVIMKHNIDSPFISHVEQIKENVRFLRIDADINDSVKEDDAAALEEETKTLSELFKKVLNKENLTVKVEKLKNENVSSMMTVSEESRRMQEMMKMYNMYGMDPSMFGGQETLILNANNKLVQYVLENGDTDNTKVICEQLYDLAVLSHRQLTPEEMTKFVARSNDIMMMLAK, encoded by the coding sequence ATGGCTAACAAGCGTGGTAATTTATCAATCAATAGCGACAACATTTTTCCTATTATCAAGAAATGGTTGTATTCCGACCATGACATTTTCTTCCGTGAGATGATTTCCAACGGATGTGATGCCATCACCAAACTGAAAAAATTAGAGGTTATGGGTGAGTACACATTCCCGGAAGGACATAAGAACAGAATTGAAGTGATCGTGAATCCGGAAGAAAAGACTCTGAAATTTATCGACACCGGACTTGGCATGACTGCTGATGAGGTGGAAGAATATATCACTCAGATCGCATTTTCAGGCGCAACAGAGTTTCTGGAGAAATACAAAGACAAGACAAACGAAGACCAGATCATCGGCCATTTCGGTCTGGGATTCTACTCCGCTTTCATGGTAGCTGACGAAGTGCACATTGATACACTTTCCTACAAAGAGGATTCCGTACCGGTACACTGGGAATGTGACGGCGGCACAGAGTATGAGATCGGAGAGGGCAGCCGTACAGAGGTTGGTACGGAGATCACCCTTTTCCTCAATGAGGATGCTCTGGAGTTTGCCAATGAATACCGTGCAAGAGAAATTATTGAAAAATACTGTTCCTTCATGCCGGTTGAGATTTTCCTGTCCAAAGCTAACGCAGAGCAGGAATATGAGACCATTGACGAGGCGGACCTGAAAGAGGATGATGTGGTTGTAGAGCATATCCACGAGGAGGCTAAGACAGAGGAGAAGGAAAACGAGAACGGCGACAAAGAGATCGTTGAGGTTTCACCGGCTCAGGACAAAGTAAAGATCAATAAACGCCCGGTATCTTTAAGCGATACCCATCCGCTGTGGACAAAACATCCCAATGACTGCACAGACGAGGAGTACAAAGAGTTCTACAGAAAAGTATTTATGGATTACAAGGAGCCTCTGTTCTGGATCCATCTGAACATGGATTATCCGTTCAACCTGAAAGGTATCCTGTATTTCCCGAAGATCAACATGGAATATGAATCCATTGAGGGAACCATCAAGCTGTACAACAACCAGGTGTTCATTGCGGACAATATTAAGGAAGTGATCCCTGAATTCTTAATGCTGTTAAAGGGTGTGATCGACTGCCCGGACCTGCCTCTGAATGTATCCAGAAGTGCGCTGCAGAACGACGGATTTGTAAAGAAAATTTCTGAGTATATCAGCAAAAAGGTAGCTGACAAGCTGTCCGGCATGTGCAAGACAGACAGGGAAAACTATGAAAAATACTGGGACGATATCAGTCCGTTTATCAAATTTGGCTGCTTAAAGGATACAAAATTCTCAGAGAGAATGATGGATTACATCCTGTATAAGAATATCGACGGCAAGTATCTGACTCTGGAGGACTGCATCAAAGCCAATGAAAAACCGGAAGAGGCCAAAGAGGCTGAGGAAACTGTAGTTGAGGAAACAAAAGAGGAGACTGCAGAGGACGGCAAGAAAGATGAAGAAGAGAAAGAGCCGGAGAAGACCAATATTTACTATGTGACAGATGAGGTGCAGCAGAGCCAGTATATTAATATGTTCAGGGAAGAGGGCCAGGATGCTGTCATCATGAAGCACAATATTGACTCCCCGTTCATCTCCCATGTAGAGCAGATCAAAGAAAATGTGAGATTCCTGCGCATTGACGCGGATATCAATGACTCTGTAAAAGAAGATGACGCAGCAGCGCTGGAGGAGGAGACAAAAACACTTTCAGAACTGTTTAAGAAGGTGCTGAATAAAGAGAACCTGACCGTCAAGGTGGAAAAACTGAAAAATGAAAATGTTTCTTCCATGATGACAGTCTCAGAGGAAAGCCGCCGTATGCAGGAAATGATGAAAATGTATAATATGTACGGCATGGACCCGTCTATGTTCGGCGGACAGGAGACGCTGATACTGAATGCCAATAATAAGCTGGTACAGTATGTTCTGGAGAACGGAGATACAGATAATACAAAAGTGATCTGTGAACAGCTTTATGATTTGGCTGTACTGAGCCACAGACAGCTTACACCTGAGGAAATGACAAAATTTGTGGCACGCAGCAATGACATTATGATGATGCTGGCAAAATAA
- a CDS encoding aldehyde dehydrogenase codes for MKIDELVRGQRRFFEKGHTKSLAFRMQALERLEKIVKRNEGEIRHALYQDLHKSSFESYMTEMGMVFSELDFVKRHLKGWMRKKTVPTPLAQFPSRSFVTYEPYGVVLVMAPWNYPFMLCMDPLIGAVAAGNCCILKPSGYAKHVSAVIVKMIREAFPPEFVAVVEGGRAENQELLEQRFDYIFFTGGVTVGRLVMEKAARYLTPVTLELGGKSPCIVDNTANLKMAAKRLVFGKYLNSGQTCVAPDYLLVQEDVKEKFLVYVKHFIRQMFGKEPLKNPDYPRMINEKHYHRVMGLLKGEKAETGGYGDEKRLQIAPTVLTGITEGSPVMQEEIFGPVLPVLTFGEIEEAIKFIKEREKPLALYLFTRDARTEKRVLRNLSFGGGCINDTIIHLATPHMGFGGVGGSGMGSYHGKESFDTFSHKKSVVKKSDIIDLPIRYQPYTEGKEWLLRRFL; via the coding sequence ATGAAAATAGATGAACTGGTGCGGGGGCAGAGGAGGTTTTTTGAGAAGGGACATACGAAGTCTTTGGCGTTTCGGATGCAGGCGCTGGAGCGTTTGGAGAAGATTGTGAAGAGGAATGAGGGGGAGATACGGCATGCTTTGTATCAGGATCTGCATAAATCTTCTTTTGAGTCTTATATGACGGAGATGGGGATGGTTTTCAGTGAGCTGGATTTTGTGAAGAGGCATTTGAAGGGGTGGATGAGGAAGAAAACGGTGCCCACGCCTTTGGCGCAGTTTCCGTCCAGGAGTTTTGTGACGTATGAACCTTACGGGGTGGTGCTGGTGATGGCGCCGTGGAATTATCCTTTTATGCTTTGTATGGACCCCCTGATCGGGGCGGTTGCTGCCGGGAATTGTTGTATACTGAAACCTTCCGGATATGCGAAGCATGTGTCGGCTGTGATCGTTAAGATGATCCGTGAGGCTTTTCCGCCGGAATTTGTAGCTGTGGTGGAAGGGGGACGGGCGGAGAATCAGGAGCTTTTGGAGCAGCGGTTTGATTATATTTTTTTTACGGGCGGTGTAACAGTGGGCAGGCTGGTGATGGAAAAGGCAGCCCGGTATCTGACGCCGGTCACATTGGAACTCGGGGGGAAGAGTCCCTGTATCGTGGACAATACGGCTAATCTGAAGATGGCGGCCAAAAGGCTGGTGTTCGGTAAATATTTGAACAGCGGGCAGACTTGTGTGGCGCCGGATTATCTGCTTGTGCAGGAGGATGTAAAAGAGAAATTTCTGGTTTATGTGAAGCATTTTATCAGGCAGATGTTTGGAAAGGAACCGTTGAAAAATCCGGATTATCCGCGGATGATCAATGAGAAGCATTACCACAGGGTGATGGGACTGCTTAAGGGTGAGAAGGCTGAGACGGGCGGTTATGGGGATGAGAAGCGTCTGCAGATCGCGCCTACGGTACTGACCGGTATTACGGAAGGATCTCCTGTGATGCAGGAGGAGATTTTCGGCCCGGTGCTTCCGGTACTCACGTTCGGAGAGATAGAAGAAGCAATAAAGTTTATAAAAGAAAGGGAGAAGCCGCTGGCTTTGTACCTTTTTACAAGGGATGCGAGGACGGAGAAAAGGGTTTTAAGGAATCTTTCTTTTGGCGGGGGCTGTATTAACGATACGATCATTCATCTGGCTACGCCCCATATGGGCTTCGGCGGAGTGGGCGGAAGCGGTATGGGGAGTTATCATGGAAAAGAAAGTTTTGATACCTTCAGCCATAAAAAGAGTGTGGTGAAGAAGTCGGATATCATAGATCTGCCTATTCGCTATCAGCCCTATACAGAGGGAAAAGAATGGCTGCTCCGCAGATTTTTATAA
- a CDS encoding glyoxalase — translation MNEFSDECLLTFLQNQGQLFAEPVAETVEEAEAFLEDCMAVVVESIEEVREYFEENGMDVDGMSLDEIEEASEVFPLPNGQYLIVEG, via the coding sequence ATGAACGAATTCAGTGATGAATGCTTACTCACATTTTTACAGAATCAGGGGCAGCTGTTTGCCGAGCCGGTGGCGGAGACTGTGGAGGAGGCTGAGGCCTTTCTGGAGGACTGTATGGCTGTTGTGGTGGAGTCTATTGAGGAAGTCAGGGAGTATTTTGAGGAAAACGGGATGGATGTGGATGGAATGTCCCTGGATGAGATCGAGGAGGCAAGTGAAGTATTTCCGCTGCCGAATGGGCAGTATTTGATCGTAGAGGGATAA
- a CDS encoding ABC transporter ATP-binding protein, whose product MAELKVSNVSKSFDGVKILEDITIELHDQELVCLLGVSGGGKTTLFNVISGLEKPEEGHVFLDGKEITGCPGNVSYMLQKDMLLPYRTIEDNAALPLLIKGEKKKAAREKVQPYFQEFGLEGTQKKYPSQLSGGMRQRAALLRTYLFSRKLALLDEPFSALDTLTKRAMHEWYLQVMEQIHLSTIFITHDIDEAIVLSDRIYLLTGKPGRITGEIRIQEPRPRPGNFNLTEGFLEYKRRILEHLDAGQE is encoded by the coding sequence ATGGCGGAACTAAAGGTTTCAAATGTGAGTAAATCTTTTGACGGAGTAAAGATCCTGGAGGATATTACCATTGAACTTCATGACCAGGAGCTGGTATGCCTTTTAGGGGTCAGCGGAGGCGGTAAAACAACCCTTTTTAATGTGATCTCCGGCCTGGAGAAACCGGAAGAGGGACATGTTTTTCTGGATGGGAAGGAGATTACCGGCTGTCCCGGAAATGTAAGCTATATGCTTCAGAAAGACATGCTGCTCCCATACAGGACCATTGAGGATAATGCAGCCCTTCCTCTTCTCATAAAAGGAGAAAAGAAAAAGGCTGCACGGGAAAAGGTACAGCCTTATTTTCAGGAATTCGGGCTGGAAGGGACGCAGAAGAAGTATCCCAGCCAGCTCTCCGGCGGTATGCGCCAGAGGGCAGCCCTTCTTCGGACCTATCTGTTTTCCCGGAAACTGGCCCTTTTGGACGAGCCGTTTTCAGCTCTTGACACTCTGACCAAGCGTGCCATGCATGAGTGGTACCTGCAGGTGATGGAGCAGATCCATCTGTCCACGATCTTTATAACCCATGACATTGACGAGGCCATAGTATTGTCAGACAGGATCTATCTGCTCACCGGTAAACCGGGACGCATCACCGGGGAAATACGCATACAGGAACCGCGTCCAAGACCCGGTAACTTTAATCTGACAGAGGGATTTTTAGAGTATAAACGGCGGATACTGGAGCATCTGGATGCCGGTCAGGAGTAA